CTCGAAGGAAGGAAGGTCCAAGAGAGCTTGATCTGACTGGTGGACCTGTTTTATTTGGGGACTAAAAACGAACTCAGTCTTATCTGGAGATGGGCCCTCCTGATATGGACAGTTGGAGATTACGGAGTATGTACTAAGATAGGTATCGGACATAGGTGTCTGAGAGAATGGGACGTATCTACGCCATGTCAATGATTCTTTCTGTCTTCAAGGCACAGTACTGGACTCTGTATCGTTGATTAATTAACTCATCGTATCAGTTGTAAATAATTACCCTGAACTGTGAGACCTAAAAGCCAGTGCCATCCAGAACGACCCCAGATAGCGCGAGTCAGAATTCCCCAAATTCGGGGTCTAGGGGCTTGGACCGATACCCGAAAGCCCTAACTCAATACGACAATACAGCCCCAATATCGATTCACTTATTGccataaaataaaatataaaataaaaaccCAGCTGAAATCAACCCAGTCCGTCAAACAGCCAAACTCGCAACCCCAAATTTCCCCGTCCCAAGATCATCCCTGTGTAAGAATTCAACTGGACTCTGGTGGTCTTCTACGTATCCCACCCCGCCAACGGCTTTGTCTTGTACACCGACACTGCATTAGCTTTCCTTCTTGTACTGTAACACAATGACTTAAAGTAGTGAGGGGCTGTAACATACAATACCCAGCAATCCTTAGAATATCATCCGGCAGTCTCCTGGCAACCTCAATCGGCGTCGAGAGAATTTCCTCCTGGTCTTGGCGGAAGTAGTCTCGCTGGCTAAACGCAAAGAGTTAGCACCTCTAACACAGGACACAGATGACGCCTATCATACCCAAAGACGGCAAAGAGCGTGCGGAGAGCCAACGGGTCTGTCTTGTCGCATTTGTTCTCGCCTGCGCCGTGATAGGTTGCTAGATGGGTCAGTCACAACTCAGTTCAGCAGCACGTCATGGGCCGAACCCAGATCCAAGagtgggttgggttggggtaGACTTACAACCAAGGGTAAAGAGTGCAGAGCCCGGTTCCATCTCTGCATATGTGCATTCTTCGACCTTGGGCATGCGCTCGGCGCCCCAGAGGTGGCTACCGGGGATCACGGCGGTGGCCTGGATGTAGTCCAGATTATCAGTTGACAAGGGCTTGCAAATTTTATAGATACGAAGCGACTTACCCCATTCTTGTATGTACTCTTGGATCCGGCGATTAAGCAGCCGACCATGGGGGTGAAGAATGGGTTGTTGGGATCTGGTCGGGTCTGGTAGGCGATTTGGTCCTGCAGTGAGAAGACGAGACACTTGAGTTAGACATGTTCTTTAACGTCAATGAGATGTAAAACTTACTCTGTGTAGTGGTTGTGGTTTGGCTCCTGGCACCAGACGAAGAGCTGCAGTGGAAGCGAGCATGTATCCGCTCTTCTGGGGAACGAGTCGCTCGCCGGTGTATGATGAGAATTCGTCACTTGTGGTGCTTTAGTATTAGAGAACCGTAGGTGTAGACAGACCTACTTTAGGAACTGCCCCATGATGCCCTGCCAGACGGGAAGGCGTACGATTTTGCTGAGTTGGTCTGGAATTTTGGCTAGGAGGGCCTGGGAAGGTTAGGTATGCGTCTATGACGAGGCACGGACGTACGTAGATGCGCTGTGAGCCCTCTGGAAAGAAGTCAGGACCAAGTTCTTCGTGAGTAGCCTTCGAGTTGTAAGTCTTGCGGCCCTGGAAGAACGGTTCGACTATATGGGTTGGTTAGTTGTCATTGGGGTGGATGGTGATAACCCACTCGCGTTCATGCACTCTTGCAAGAGATCTGGGGATAGAAAGTTGGAGACAATGACACCGCCATCTCGCTCAATAATCTTGATTATCTTCTCAAGAGGCTCAGCGGAGTTGATGGTGACAAGTGAGGGCGCCATGATGATGCCTATCAGGGGCAGGATAACGATACTGAGCAACGACGGAGTTGGAATTCGGCTTGTTTTAAGAGAACAAGACATGAGTCACAGGACAGAATTCCTGTACCCGGACCGGTTTTGACTGTAGGGATATCTTGGACCTTCCTCCTATCTCCAATGTGGGACTCCGGTAGCGCATCGTGACTCTACAAAGGATTCATGCCGCACCCCCTCCCCGGCTTCCCCCTATCACCATCGATCGTCTCGAAGCTGTCAGCCACTCTGCAGGTCACTTACCCCAATCTATGTTCTCTTTATCTATTTACCGGTTGTAATACCGGGCCGGTGGAACTAGCTTTGGCGTAGTTCATATGCGGGCGTTATCTGGAGCTGAATCGAAGCGACCACCCCTAGCGTTTCCCCGCGCTGCGAGTTATTTTATCTCAATTTCTACTGGTTAGTACATGCTACATGACTCTTCCCAGTCAGTATATAATCACGGTTTCCGTCGTTTTTTGACTGTACCATatccaacatcaacagccagcGCAATGGAGAATCCCGCAATTTCCAGCAGTGACGCCCAGTCATCCAAAAAAGAGAACCCAATGCCGAGAGCAGACTCTGTTGACATTGGACATGTGTCTTTTGTTCGTTCGTCTTCTTTACCTGGAACTCGGCTAACATGTTGTAGGAGCCCGAGAGCCCTGAAGAGCCATCCAAGTCTGACGAGACAGAGCTGAGCGCAGCCATAAGAGAAGCAGTGAACCATCGCCGACTAAATCCGAGGCAGATCCAGCTTACTGCAATTGCTGGATCGATTGGGGCGTTAGTTATCAGACCTACTTTATACTAAGTTGATAACATTGACAATATGCAGCGCTCTCTTCGTGGGAATAGGCTCTGGAGTAATGTCCGGCCCGCTCTGCCTGTTTCTCGGTTTTATATTCTGGGCTTCTGTTGTATTCTCTGTTGCTCAATGCCGTGAGTACCGATATCTTCGCTTAGATGTTGAGTGCTCAAACTGTATAGAGACCGAAATTGTCAGCTTGCTTCCGCTAGACGGGGCCTTTATTCGTCTAGCAGGTCGAATGGTTGACCCTGCGCTTGGGGTAGCAGTTGGCTACAACCACTTTGTCAGTACTATGTTACTATTCTACAAGATAACCCTGCTAATGGTATCTGCAGTTTGCACAGACATCGTTTGTCATTTTCGAGTCCACGGTTATTAACACGCTTGTTGAGTACTGGGGATACAACCAATCGCCTGCCATTTTAATCTCAAGTATGTTCCTGAATTCTTGGTTTTATCTTACTGACAATTTCAGTCTCGCTCGTTCTCTATCTGGCCATCAACGTATACCGAGCTGACCTCTTCGGAGAAGCCGAGTGTAAGTATGTAGTCTCGCCTGCCTGACTTAACTGACAATCTAGTCTGGCTCGCCTTGGGTAAGGTATTACTAGCTACGGGTCTCATTATATACACCATCGTGGTCATGCTTGGAGGAAACCCCATGAACGAGTGAGCCAACCCTGCAGTTACTGAGCTGGCCTTAACACTATACAGTCTATTCGGCTTCCGTTACTGGAGAGACCCCGGGCCATGGGCCGGTGCTGATCCCTCAAATCGTCTAATGTCGTTTGTGAATGCGGTTAACGTGGCTGCGTTTTGCATGGGAGGGCCAGAGTACATCTCAAGTAAACAAGTTGCAGCCCTAAATGCTTCCTAGCTAATATCAGGCAGTGATCGCTGGAGAATCAAGGGATCCTCGCCGGACCGTGCCACGAGCATTCAGCACTATTATGACTCGTCTTATTGTCTTCTTTATCGGTGGTTGTCTTTGCGTTGGGGTAAGCAATTTCCCTTCACGCAGCTTCTCATATGCTTACGGCGGGTATAGATTCTAGTTCCATATGACGATCAGATGTGAGACTCTATTCTTTACCAACTACTTATGGATACTGACTACGATTGCAGTCTCACAAACGGCTCAGACAGCTATGCCGGCGGATCTCCATAGTACGTTTTCTACACTGCACATACTTATTGAAAATTGTCTAATATCACAGTGTAATCTCAATGCAACGACTAAAAATCACAGTCCTACCATCCATCGTCAACGCCGCGTTGCTTACAACGATTATCTCGGCCGGAAACGCATATACATTCAACGCGTCGCGGAGTCTGCATGCCCTAGCCCTGGATGGACGAGCACCGAAGTTCCTTCGACGGTTGAATAAAAGGTGCGTTAGCGTACCTTTATCAGGATTTAAAGATTGCTGACCAGTAATAGAGGCGTGCCGTACATGGCTGTCATTGTAGTCATGCTACTCAGTTGCCTTTCATATCTCGCTCTAGGTTCCAGCAGTGCTAAAGTGCTGAATTGGATTCTGAAGTATGTCTTCCAGGTTATTGGATTCCATTGTCTCTAACGGGTGCTCATCTAGTTTCTGTACTGCTGCTACTATGTTGTACGTATCCTTAACCATCTCCGTCACTAAACACTGTTACGTTTGCAACTAACATACTAAGCTAGTAACTGGACCGTCATGTCCTTTACCTGGATCCGATTCAACGCAGCCCTTAAAGCACAAGGAATAGACAGGAAGACATTTCTTCCTAGTGTCTCAAAGTTCCAGCCCTATGCAGGCTACTGGGCGTTTTTCTGGGCATTTATATTTCTCTGGTACGTATCCCTTTCTTAAAAAACATAAAATATGCTGAATATATACTACATCAGGGTCCAAGGATACgccgtcttcatcaacggCAATTGGGAGATATCAACCTTTATCTTTAACTATGGGATAGTACGTTATTTCCCACAACA
The nucleotide sequence above comes from Aspergillus puulaauensis MK2 DNA, chromosome 3, nearly complete sequence. Encoded proteins:
- a CDS encoding phytanoyl-CoA dioxygenase family protein (COG:Q;~EggNog:ENOG410PK0K;~InterPro:IPR008775;~PFAM:PF05721); the protein is MAPSLVTINSAEPLEKIIKIIERDGGVIVSNFLSPDLLQECMNAIEPFFQGRKTYNSKATHEELGPDFFPEGSQRIYALLAKIPDQLSKIVRLPVWQGIMGQFLNTTSDEFSSYTGERLVPQKSGYMLASTAALRLVPGAKPQPLHRDQIAYQTRPDPNNPFFTPMVGCLIAGSKSTYKNGATAVIPGSHLWGAERMPKVEECTYAEMEPGSALFTLGSTYHGAGENKCDKTDPLALRTLFAVFGQRDYFRQDQEEILSTPIEVARRLPDDILRIAGYYKAVGGVGYVEDHQSPVEFLHRDDLGTGKFGVASLAV
- a CDS encoding uncharacterized protein (COG:E;~EggNog:ENOG410QDKR;~TransMembrane:2 (i37-58o64-87i)), translating into NWTVMSFTWIRFNAALKAQGIDRKTFLPSVSKFQPYAGYWAFFWAFIFLWVQGYAVFINGNWEISTFIFNYGIIALASVIGIGWKIFKRTSLCKSKDVDLVSGLEFFDALTEHYQQERDAAPVTVKDRIMAKVF